The Citrifermentans bemidjiense Bem genome window below encodes:
- a CDS encoding glycosyltransferase encodes MRTKLSIALLGRSFDWGGGMDFLRHLANGLLFKQKTTGIKISLLLAVDNKIETPLDVLRLVTRSVRVSAKNKRPQIALPSPAFHASMLDYFRQTQGKGVEICYYENSPEGLLRCLRKIRADVVLPVNGTLGVGYPVSWLGYSFDFQHKYLPGNFSPSECSARDQEFAAIFKDAAAVIVNSKAVKEDILKFFPDTAAEVYNLPFSPNPVSEWFEDLPFDVQDKYSLPQRYFLISNQFWVHKDHLTAFKALLSVDAHIVCTGTVVDYRRPEYIEQVGKFLTDHGLTSRVHILGHIPKRDQIEIMKKSVAVVQPTLFEGGPGGGAVFDAVGLGVPVILSDIPVNREVQGDNLRFFAAGDSEALARDMRAILSAEPPRTESKELIRIGEANLERLGNCLLEAAQSVVRRRAGS; translated from the coding sequence ATGAGAACCAAGCTTTCCATCGCGCTCTTGGGGCGCAGTTTCGACTGGGGGGGCGGCATGGACTTTCTACGCCACCTCGCCAACGGACTGCTTTTCAAGCAGAAAACAACCGGCATCAAGATATCCCTGCTGCTGGCTGTTGACAATAAGATCGAAACGCCGCTGGATGTTTTGCGCCTGGTGACACGAAGCGTCAGAGTCTCCGCCAAGAACAAGCGTCCGCAAATTGCGCTGCCCTCACCGGCCTTTCACGCCAGCATGCTCGATTACTTCCGGCAGACGCAAGGCAAAGGGGTCGAGATCTGCTACTACGAGAACTCCCCCGAGGGCCTGCTTCGCTGCCTGCGGAAAATAAGGGCCGACGTTGTCCTTCCTGTAAACGGAACGCTTGGTGTCGGTTATCCCGTATCGTGGCTGGGTTATTCTTTCGACTTCCAGCATAAATATCTTCCTGGTAACTTCAGCCCGTCAGAATGCTCTGCACGGGATCAGGAGTTTGCTGCTATTTTCAAAGATGCTGCCGCGGTCATTGTGAATTCGAAGGCGGTAAAAGAAGACATCCTCAAGTTTTTTCCAGATACAGCTGCCGAGGTGTACAACCTGCCATTTTCTCCCAATCCTGTTTCGGAGTGGTTCGAAGATCTTCCCTTCGACGTACAAGACAAATATTCCCTTCCGCAGAGATACTTCCTGATCAGCAACCAGTTTTGGGTGCACAAGGATCACCTGACGGCGTTCAAGGCGCTGTTGTCGGTGGATGCCCACATCGTATGTACTGGGACTGTTGTGGACTACCGCCGGCCTGAGTACATCGAGCAGGTAGGGAAGTTTTTGACGGATCATGGTCTGACCAGCCGCGTTCATATCCTTGGACACATCCCCAAGCGCGATCAGATCGAGATCATGAAGAAGTCGGTCGCCGTCGTTCAGCCTACGCTTTTTGAAGGCGGGCCTGGTGGCGGTGCGGTCTTTGACGCAGTCGGTCTTGGTGTGCCGGTGATCCTTTCCGATATACCGGTGAACCGTGAAGTGCAGGGCGACAATCTTCGTTTTTTCGCGGCGGGCGACAGCGAGGCTTTGGCCCGGGACATGAGGGCGATCCTCAGCGCGGAGCCGCCGCGTACCGAAAGCAAGGAGTTGATTCGGATTGGCGAGGCCAACCTGGAAAGATTGGGTAACTGCCTGCTCGAAGCCGCGCAGTCCGTTGTCAGACGGAGGGCCGGGTCTTGA
- a CDS encoding glycosyltransferase has product MEHLPFISIIIPTYNRSQLLPLTLDSFLAQDYPKDLFEIIVADNNSTDQTREVAASYLCDRSVYVSYHFEPRQGVHYARNSAAKKAKGSILYFTDDDMVADPMLLSELVRVFELFPEVGCATGLILPEFQAEPPAWVKRHLWNGYLSLTARNKAEELIVSRNDMVYSCHQGIRREAFFAAGGFNPENTAGTWIGDGETGLNLKVKALGYQFAYTGRSVIRHLIPPQRMTAKYLLKRIGNQGFCDSYTAYRSHRLRGRIIPEMFKRSTVGAVKLVAVTMAKILLGLESWHFLPARIAYLHNRNVYDKKLYFDDDFRRIVEVDDWLNSDTNDFKDAVTKL; this is encoded by the coding sequence ATGGAGCATCTTCCCTTCATATCGATCATCATCCCGACCTACAACCGGTCGCAACTGCTCCCGCTCACGTTGGACAGCTTCCTTGCACAGGACTACCCCAAGGATCTCTTCGAGATCATCGTCGCGGACAACAACTCCACGGACCAAACGCGTGAGGTGGCGGCTTCCTATCTCTGCGACCGGTCCGTGTACGTCTCCTACCATTTCGAGCCGCGCCAGGGCGTCCATTATGCCCGCAACAGCGCGGCGAAAAAGGCGAAGGGCTCCATCCTTTATTTCACCGACGACGACATGGTGGCTGACCCGATGCTTCTATCCGAACTGGTCCGGGTGTTCGAGCTTTTCCCGGAAGTCGGCTGTGCCACGGGGCTGATACTTCCCGAGTTCCAGGCTGAGCCGCCCGCCTGGGTCAAGCGTCACCTGTGGAACGGGTACCTGAGCCTCACTGCCCGGAACAAGGCAGAGGAACTCATCGTTTCCCGCAACGACATGGTCTACAGTTGTCATCAGGGCATTCGCCGAGAGGCATTTTTTGCCGCCGGAGGTTTCAACCCCGAGAATACGGCCGGCACCTGGATCGGCGATGGCGAGACCGGACTGAATCTTAAGGTGAAAGCCCTGGGGTACCAGTTCGCCTATACCGGCCGCTCCGTGATTCGCCACCTTATCCCACCACAGAGGATGACGGCAAAGTACCTACTCAAGAGGATCGGCAACCAGGGGTTCTGCGATTCCTACACGGCGTACCGCAGCCACCGGCTGAGAGGGCGGATTATCCCGGAGATGTTCAAGCGCTCCACGGTGGGCGCCGTGAAACTGGTTGCCGTCACCATGGCGAAGATCCTGCTCGGCCTGGAATCATGGCACTTCCTGCCGGCGCGCATCGCCTATCTCCACAACCGCAACGTCTACGATAAAAAATTGTACTTTGATGACGACTTCCGTAGAATCGTCGAGGTCGACGACTGGCTGAACAGTGACACGAACGACTTCAAGGACGCGGTAACAAAGTTGTGA
- a CDS encoding glycosyltransferase family 2 protein produces MSGGGERQYRQEASSEESCFLSIITPVYNGADYIEFCIRNVIGQNCPGIEHIIIDGGSTDSTAEIISKYAAVNPHIRWVSEKDEGQSHAMNKAIAMARGSIVGFLNADDYYEPDILCRIVEIFQGLPAPSLLVGNCNVWDNEGRLWFVSRPAQIGLKNLLLGRFLEAFPMNPSAYFYHKSLHQRIGMYDTGEHFGMDLQFIFQAVQKAKVTYLDETWGNYRYLEGTKTYEDDKSGGNGTRVKQMTLRYRQQQPLYYRVYLLAIEAWIRAVRLIRRPFAAEDKL; encoded by the coding sequence TTGAGCGGTGGAGGCGAGCGCCAGTACAGGCAGGAAGCTTCGTCTGAGGAGTCCTGCTTTTTAAGCATTATCACGCCTGTTTACAACGGTGCGGACTATATCGAGTTCTGCATACGGAACGTGATAGGCCAAAACTGCCCCGGCATCGAGCACATCATCATCGATGGCGGCTCCACCGACAGCACCGCTGAAATCATCAGCAAGTACGCGGCAGTCAATCCACATATCAGGTGGGTGTCGGAAAAGGACGAGGGGCAGTCGCATGCCATGAACAAAGCGATCGCCATGGCGCGCGGAAGCATCGTTGGTTTTCTGAATGCGGACGATTACTACGAGCCCGATATCCTCTGCCGCATCGTGGAAATTTTCCAAGGGCTGCCGGCGCCAAGCCTGCTCGTGGGCAACTGCAACGTCTGGGACAACGAGGGCAGGCTCTGGTTCGTGAGCCGTCCGGCGCAGATCGGCCTGAAGAACCTGCTGCTGGGGAGGTTCCTGGAGGCCTTCCCGATGAACCCGTCCGCCTATTTCTACCACAAGTCGTTGCACCAGCGGATCGGGATGTACGACACTGGCGAGCATTTCGGCATGGACCTGCAGTTCATCTTCCAGGCCGTGCAGAAGGCAAAGGTCACCTACCTGGACGAGACCTGGGGAAATTACAGGTATCTGGAAGGGACCAAGACCTATGAGGACGATAAGTCCGGTGGCAACGGGACGAGAGTGAAACAGATGACCCTGCGCTACCGGCAACAGCAACCCCTTTATTACCGTGTCTACCTGCTGGCCATCGAGGCGTGGATCAGGGCCGTGCGCCTGATTCGACGCCCTTTCGCCGCCGAGGATAAGCTTTAG
- a CDS encoding DegT/DnrJ/EryC1/StrS family aminotransferase — protein MTFQIPIYQPSLLGNEKKYVNECLDSTWISSKGRFIAEFEEKFANYTGARYAASVCNGTVALHLALVALGIGPGDEVIVPTLTYISSVNAITYTGATPVFVDALESTWQMDPDDVRRKITPRTRAIMVVHLYGHPCDMDQLVDIAKGRGLFMIEDCAEAFGARYKGRHVGSFGDISTYSFFGNKTITTGEGGMVVTNDETLHDRAVHFKGQGLAKHREYWHDVVGYNYRMTNICAALGLAQLERSDELLDKKREVARWYAEELEGAPVLLHRETADVRHSYWMCSLQVLDPALREPLRLALGNAGIETRPVFYPLHTMPMYAQKFQRHPVSERIGWRGVCLPSWPEISKDQVQFICGEINGFLNG, from the coding sequence ATGACTTTTCAGATTCCTATTTACCAACCGTCGCTGCTGGGTAACGAAAAGAAGTACGTCAACGAATGCCTGGATTCCACCTGGATCTCATCCAAGGGGCGCTTCATCGCAGAATTCGAAGAGAAATTCGCCAATTACACCGGCGCGCGCTACGCCGCTTCGGTCTGTAACGGCACGGTGGCGCTGCACCTCGCCTTGGTGGCGCTAGGCATCGGTCCGGGGGACGAGGTGATTGTCCCCACTCTGACCTACATCTCCTCGGTCAACGCCATCACCTATACCGGAGCCACGCCCGTTTTTGTCGATGCCCTGGAGAGCACCTGGCAGATGGACCCGGATGACGTGAGGCGCAAGATTACACCCCGTACGCGCGCCATCATGGTGGTGCATCTCTACGGCCACCCCTGCGACATGGACCAACTGGTCGACATTGCCAAAGGGCGCGGGCTCTTCATGATAGAGGACTGCGCCGAGGCCTTTGGTGCTCGTTACAAGGGGCGGCACGTCGGTAGCTTCGGCGATATCTCCACCTACAGCTTTTTCGGCAACAAGACCATCACCACCGGCGAGGGCGGGATGGTGGTGACCAATGACGAGACCCTCCATGACCGGGCAGTGCATTTCAAGGGGCAGGGGCTGGCAAAACACCGGGAATACTGGCACGATGTAGTCGGGTACAACTACCGCATGACAAACATTTGCGCCGCCCTCGGTCTCGCGCAGTTGGAGCGCTCTGACGAACTGCTGGATAAGAAAAGGGAGGTAGCCCGGTGGTATGCCGAGGAACTCGAAGGAGCGCCGGTCCTCTTGCACCGAGAAACCGCGGACGTGCGGCATTCCTACTGGATGTGCTCGCTTCAGGTTCTTGATCCGGCCTTGCGGGAGCCGCTGCGTCTTGCTCTTGGCAACGCCGGGATCGAAACGCGTCCCGTTTTCTATCCGCTGCACACCATGCCGATGTACGCCCAGAAATTCCAGCGACACCCGGTTTCCGAGCGCATCGGTTGGCGCGGTGTCTGCCTGCCGAGTTGGCCGGAGATTTCCAAAGACCAGGTGCAGTTCATCTGCGGTGAGATCAACGGATTCCTCAATGGCTGA
- a CDS encoding DegT/DnrJ/EryC1/StrS family aminotransferase has product MSDFIPVNEPLLDGNEKKYLQECIDTGWISSEGPFVRQFEERFAGRVGRQQGVAVANGSGALDIAVHALRLGPGDEVILPAFTIISCAASVVRAGATPVLVDADPVTWNMSAEQVAARITERTKAIMVVHLYGLPVDVDPILELARKHDLRIIEDAAQMHGQACRGRSCGSFGDISTFSFYPNKHITTGEGGMVVCDDPDLAERCRGLRNLCFQAHKRFVHEELGWNYRMTNLQAALGLAQLERLDWFVARKRAMGRRYTELLGETAGIQTPLPRTGYAENIYWVYGVVLEDSVPFDAEEAMKRLAALGIGTRPFFWPMHQQPVFEKLGLFPAERYPVAERLARRGFYLPSGMALTEPDIEKVAKGVKEVLG; this is encoded by the coding sequence TTGAGTGACTTCATACCTGTCAATGAGCCCCTGCTGGACGGCAACGAAAAGAAGTACCTTCAGGAGTGCATCGATACCGGCTGGATCTCCTCCGAAGGGCCCTTCGTACGTCAGTTCGAGGAGCGGTTCGCCGGGAGGGTAGGGCGGCAGCAAGGCGTAGCCGTCGCCAACGGTTCGGGCGCGCTCGACATTGCAGTCCACGCCCTGCGGCTTGGGCCCGGGGACGAGGTTATCCTTCCGGCCTTTACCATCATCTCCTGCGCCGCCTCGGTGGTGCGGGCCGGCGCCACGCCCGTATTGGTTGATGCGGACCCGGTCACCTGGAACATGTCGGCGGAGCAGGTCGCCGCCAGGATCACCGAGCGTACCAAGGCCATCATGGTGGTGCACCTCTACGGCCTCCCTGTCGATGTCGACCCGATCCTGGAGTTGGCCCGAAAACATGATCTAAGGATAATCGAGGACGCGGCACAGATGCACGGCCAGGCCTGCCGTGGCAGGTCTTGTGGCTCATTCGGCGACATCAGCACCTTCAGCTTTTATCCCAACAAGCACATTACGACCGGTGAAGGGGGCATGGTCGTCTGCGACGACCCGGATCTAGCCGAGCGCTGCAGGGGGTTGCGCAACCTCTGCTTCCAGGCGCATAAGCGTTTCGTGCACGAGGAACTCGGCTGGAACTACCGCATGACCAACCTGCAGGCGGCACTGGGGCTCGCGCAGCTTGAAAGGCTTGACTGGTTCGTCGCCCGCAAGCGGGCCATGGGGAGGCGCTACACGGAGCTCCTCGGAGAAACAGCGGGAATCCAGACCCCCCTTCCCCGGACCGGCTACGCCGAAAACATATACTGGGTGTACGGGGTGGTGCTGGAAGACTCGGTGCCGTTTGATGCGGAAGAGGCGATGAAGCGGCTTGCAGCCCTTGGCATCGGCACCCGCCCTTTCTTCTGGCCTATGCACCAGCAGCCCGTGTTCGAGAAACTCGGCTTGTTCCCTGCCGAGCGCTACCCCGTCGCGGAACGCCTGGCTCGCCGCGGGTTCTATCTCCCAAGCGGCATGGCTTTGACTGAACCTGATATCGAAAAGGTGGCAAAGGGAGTAAAAGAGGTGCTCGGATGA
- a CDS encoding class I SAM-dependent methyltransferase, producing MSTTSQDIEFAPTSVMDRAGKVFFHGNRVYRAILSREDAEIYRDLLRREWINEVFSQGLVRTWVSDDMLLPGSFLTLEHEHIPFETHPAENTSYMHWLSAKTLVRVCLALSEKGFLLKDAHPWNVMFKMGSPVIIDFGSIVKSGRVSQGWLDEFRRYFAAPVWLAHTRWHRYAAEYRRQHGAGFAINAFESRLPARTIFRGLNLLSRYLDAPTEFFSRLDCWLDKHKPVTVGKEVWADYQQSGASSDHLAPDSPKQLFVLDILKGERPLKVLDFAANKGYYSVLAARLGASVVACDYEPYCVDYCLSLAQEQKLPITPALLDFSRPTPCYGIGLYGRNSYQRFRSDVVLALGLVHHVCLRQRIPVEVFCDICLEYADKGVILEYVDAADKHVASWNVPIPADYSIEGLTKFFSRKFPVLVMSQPITTDGLNRVMMYFGTRKEYDLSA from the coding sequence ATGTCGACGACCTCGCAGGATATTGAGTTTGCGCCGACGTCGGTAATGGACCGTGCTGGCAAGGTCTTCTTCCACGGCAACAGGGTATACCGGGCCATCCTTTCCCGCGAGGATGCCGAGATATACCGTGACCTGCTCCGGCGCGAGTGGATCAACGAGGTTTTTTCCCAAGGGCTGGTCCGGACCTGGGTGTCTGACGACATGCTTTTGCCCGGCTCTTTCCTGACTCTCGAGCACGAGCATATCCCCTTTGAAACCCACCCCGCGGAAAATACCTCCTACATGCACTGGCTGTCGGCGAAGACATTGGTAAGGGTCTGCCTGGCCCTTTCTGAAAAAGGCTTCCTGCTCAAGGACGCACACCCCTGGAATGTGATGTTCAAGATGGGCTCACCGGTGATCATAGACTTCGGGTCGATCGTAAAAAGCGGTCGTGTCTCCCAAGGCTGGTTGGACGAATTCAGGAGGTATTTCGCGGCGCCGGTGTGGCTTGCACACACGCGCTGGCACAGGTATGCCGCCGAGTACCGCAGACAGCATGGAGCTGGCTTCGCGATAAACGCTTTCGAGTCCCGCCTGCCGGCCAGGACGATCTTCCGTGGATTAAACCTGCTCAGCCGGTACCTTGATGCTCCCACAGAATTCTTCTCTCGCCTGGACTGCTGGCTCGATAAGCACAAACCGGTCACCGTCGGAAAGGAAGTATGGGCCGATTACCAGCAGTCTGGCGCCTCATCTGACCATCTCGCGCCCGACTCGCCCAAGCAGCTGTTTGTCCTTGACATTTTGAAGGGCGAACGACCGCTGAAAGTACTCGATTTCGCTGCCAACAAGGGGTACTATTCCGTTTTGGCAGCAAGGCTTGGAGCCTCTGTCGTTGCCTGTGATTACGAACCTTATTGTGTCGATTACTGCCTGTCTCTGGCGCAGGAACAGAAACTCCCGATTACGCCGGCGCTACTTGATTTTTCAAGGCCCACTCCCTGCTATGGCATAGGGCTTTACGGCAGGAACTCCTATCAGCGTTTCAGATCGGACGTCGTGCTGGCGCTTGGATTGGTCCACCATGTCTGCCTGAGACAACGAATTCCGGTTGAGGTTTTCTGCGACATCTGCCTGGAATATGCAGACAAAGGAGTGATCCTGGAATATGTCGACGCCGCCGATAAGCATGTAGCGAGCTGGAATGTACCAATACCAGCCGACTATTCGATAGAAGGACTGACAAAATTTTTCAGCAGGAAGTTTCCCGTTCTTGTCATGAGTCAGCCAATAACCACTGATGGATTGAACCGGGTCATGATGTACTTCGGTACAAGGAAGGAATATGATCTCTCTGCTTAA
- a CDS encoding class I SAM-dependent DNA methyltransferase, translating to MNCFGAYSHYYDLLYKDKDYAGEARYIDELIRKHSPGAKRILNLGCGTGRHDFELMKLGYQVTGLDLSEEMLAVAAKRLTDMHPGPAPAALRFLQGDVRTVRLGETFDVVISLFHVMSYQSTNDDLHKAFATAKAHVAPGGLFLFDCWYGPAVLSDPPVVRVKRLEDDVIEVVRIAEPEVHYNANTVDVNYQVLITEKATGRVSTLKETHTMRYLFMPEVEGLFAAHGMEMTGSEEWGTGNEPGSGTWAVLFAGVVA from the coding sequence ATGAACTGCTTCGGTGCTTACTCCCACTATTACGACCTCCTTTACAAGGATAAGGATTACGCCGGCGAGGCGCGTTATATCGATGAGCTGATCCGCAAGCACTCCCCGGGCGCCAAGAGGATCCTCAACCTTGGATGCGGCACCGGCAGACACGACTTCGAACTGATGAAGCTCGGGTACCAGGTCACCGGGCTTGACCTCTCTGAGGAAATGCTGGCAGTGGCAGCCAAGCGTCTTACGGACATGCATCCTGGTCCCGCGCCGGCCGCGCTCCGTTTTCTTCAGGGAGATGTTCGCACGGTGCGACTGGGCGAAACCTTTGACGTCGTTATCTCGCTTTTTCACGTCATGAGCTACCAGTCCACCAATGACGACCTGCACAAAGCCTTTGCCACTGCGAAGGCGCATGTCGCTCCGGGGGGACTATTCCTCTTCGACTGCTGGTACGGCCCCGCTGTGCTCTCTGACCCTCCGGTGGTCCGGGTGAAACGGCTCGAGGATGACGTCATCGAGGTTGTCCGCATCGCAGAGCCTGAAGTGCACTACAACGCCAATACCGTGGACGTCAATTACCAGGTGCTGATAACGGAAAAGGCAACGGGAAGAGTATCTACTCTCAAGGAAACGCACACCATGCGCTATCTGTTCATGCCTGAGGTCGAAGGGCTATTTGCCGCACACGGCATGGAAATGACGGGGAGCGAGGAGTGGGGTACCGGCAACGAGCCGGGAAGCGGGACTTGGGCGGTGCTTTTCGCCGGGGTCGTGGCGTGA
- a CDS encoding ABC transporter permease gives MNGEPTKADGVKWDKVMRPRSDWFDIHPGEIWRYRDLIALFVWRDFVSVYKQTILGPLWFILQPLLTTIVFTFIFGSVAKFPTDGVPPFLFYLSGVIVWRYFADCMSSTSNTFVTNAHIFGKVYFPRLTVPVSVVISNLIAFGIQFLLFLACLVYSSLSQGVAIHPGASVLLLPVLIFQMALLGLGFGIVVSSMTTRYRDLTHLVGFGLQLWMFMTPVVYSTSSIPVKLHWILALNPMTPVIEIFRYTFLGTGFIDVHSWLVSLATTICVLLVGILLFSKVEKSFMDTV, from the coding sequence ATGAACGGTGAACCGACCAAGGCAGACGGCGTCAAGTGGGACAAGGTGATGCGGCCGCGCAGCGACTGGTTCGACATCCATCCCGGCGAGATCTGGAGATACAGGGACCTGATTGCCCTCTTCGTCTGGCGCGATTTCGTGTCCGTCTACAAGCAGACCATTTTGGGACCGCTTTGGTTCATACTGCAGCCGCTTCTCACCACCATCGTGTTCACCTTCATATTCGGGTCGGTCGCCAAATTCCCCACCGACGGAGTGCCACCTTTTCTGTTCTACCTCTCCGGGGTCATTGTGTGGAGGTATTTCGCCGATTGCATGAGCAGTACTTCCAACACCTTCGTCACCAACGCCCACATCTTCGGAAAGGTATATTTCCCTCGGCTGACGGTGCCTGTTTCGGTAGTCATCAGTAATCTCATAGCCTTCGGCATACAATTCCTTCTCTTCCTTGCATGCTTGGTCTATAGTTCTCTGTCCCAAGGGGTGGCCATTCATCCCGGGGCATCGGTGCTGCTGCTCCCAGTTCTGATTTTCCAGATGGCGCTTTTGGGACTTGGTTTCGGCATCGTAGTGTCGTCGATGACAACCAGGTACCGCGACCTGACGCACCTGGTCGGTTTCGGGCTGCAGCTTTGGATGTTCATGACTCCGGTCGTGTACTCCACCTCCTCGATACCGGTCAAATTGCATTGGATCCTGGCGTTGAACCCCATGACTCCAGTGATCGAGATATTCCGCTATACCTTTCTCGGTACCGGTTTCATCGATGTGCATAGCTGGCTTGTCAGTCTTGCCACTACGATCTGTGTTCTGCTGGTCGGGATACTACTGTTCAGCAAGGTGGAGAAGTCTTTCATGGATACGGTATAG
- a CDS encoding ABC transporter ATP-binding protein, translating to MADTVIQVDGLWKEYRLGVTNHHSLTRDLQSWWAMVRGKEDPNSKIGDGPSSGAPHAPQERFLALRDVSFEVNRGDIVGVIGRNGAGKSTLLKIMSQVTVPTKGEVRIKGRMSSLLEIGTGFHPELTGRENIFLNGSILGMTKSDVRGKLDKIVAFAEIEQFLDTPVKRYSSGMYVRLAFAVAAHLEPEILVVDEVLAVGDLAFQRKCLGKMEDIGKEGRTVLFVSHNMAAVANLCSTAIVLKEGAKVFQGEVAQGISNYLSLFAGEATRDLEERSDRKGKGGVRMTQLLIEDRSGSGIPTFAIGTEISFRIRYRSQKDVRNPRVVIGIYDSTGVGITRLDTQITGDLPASLSSTGEIVCSTAAMNLVPGRFFLNVAFFSSGEMEDYLSNAAFFDVVASDFFNTGRTFDEGDAALSKFLVRHDWRVTG from the coding sequence ATGGCCGATACAGTGATACAGGTGGACGGGCTCTGGAAGGAGTACCGTCTCGGCGTAACCAACCACCACTCCCTCACACGAGACCTGCAGAGCTGGTGGGCCATGGTGCGTGGCAAGGAAGATCCCAATTCCAAGATCGGCGACGGCCCTTCTTCCGGCGCTCCTCATGCCCCACAGGAGCGCTTCCTAGCCCTTCGAGACGTTTCTTTCGAGGTCAACCGCGGAGACATCGTCGGCGTCATCGGGCGAAACGGCGCCGGCAAGTCAACCCTGCTGAAGATCATGTCTCAGGTGACTGTCCCGACCAAGGGAGAGGTGCGCATCAAGGGCCGCATGTCGAGCCTGCTGGAAATAGGGACCGGATTCCACCCCGAACTGACGGGGAGGGAGAACATCTTCCTGAACGGCTCGATCCTAGGCATGACCAAGTCGGACGTTCGCGGGAAGCTGGATAAGATCGTCGCCTTTGCAGAGATTGAGCAATTTCTCGACACGCCGGTGAAGCGGTACTCCTCCGGGATGTACGTACGATTGGCTTTCGCCGTGGCGGCACACCTGGAACCTGAGATCCTGGTGGTGGACGAAGTGCTGGCGGTTGGCGACCTTGCCTTCCAAAGGAAATGTCTTGGAAAGATGGAGGACATCGGCAAAGAGGGGCGGACCGTGTTGTTTGTCAGCCATAACATGGCTGCAGTGGCAAACCTTTGCAGTACGGCAATTGTTTTGAAGGAGGGCGCCAAGGTCTTTCAGGGGGAGGTGGCGCAGGGAATCAGTAACTACCTGAGCCTGTTCGCCGGGGAGGCGACGCGCGACCTTGAAGAGCGTAGCGACCGCAAGGGGAAAGGTGGCGTCAGGATGACGCAGCTCCTTATAGAGGACCGAAGTGGGAGCGGCATCCCCACTTTCGCCATCGGCACCGAGATCTCATTCAGGATCAGGTATCGCAGTCAGAAGGATGTGCGCAATCCAAGGGTCGTGATCGGCATTTACGACAGCACCGGGGTTGGCATCACGAGGCTGGACACCCAAATTACCGGGGACCTCCCGGCGTCGCTTTCCTCAACGGGGGAAATCGTCTGCAGCACCGCGGCGATGAACCTGGTTCCGGGGAGGTTTTTCCTCAACGTTGCTTTTTTCAGCTCCGGGGAGATGGAGGATTACCTCTCCAATGCCGCCTTTTTCGATGTCGTTGCTTCAGATTTTTTCAACACGGGCAGAACCTTCGACGAGGGAGACGCTGCTCTTTCAAAGTTTCTGGTGAGGCATGATTGGAGGGTAACTGGTTGA
- a CDS encoding NeuD/PglB/VioB family sugar acetyltransferase: MAEHSAKKRHLFILGCGGHSRSVTDVILRGDPDAVLVFVDENARENETLYGFEMTSNLADVQGPWFPAIGDNEKRKALMSRLDARDMVSVVSVNAHIGFKARIGRGCFVGHFCHVGPEAVIGEGTIVNTASVVEHEVQIGSYCHVGPNATVSGRCKIGDLVFVGVGATIKDYISICSGVVVGAGATVVRDITEPGVYVGCPAVRIK; the protein is encoded by the coding sequence ATGGCTGAGCATTCAGCAAAGAAGAGGCACTTGTTCATACTTGGGTGCGGCGGCCATAGCCGAAGCGTCACCGACGTGATTTTGCGCGGAGACCCTGACGCCGTTCTTGTTTTCGTCGACGAAAACGCCCGGGAAAACGAGACCCTCTACGGGTTCGAGATGACCTCCAACTTAGCTGATGTGCAAGGCCCATGGTTCCCTGCCATAGGGGACAACGAAAAAAGAAAGGCCCTCATGTCGCGGCTTGACGCCAGGGACATGGTCTCCGTTGTTTCTGTGAACGCCCATATCGGGTTTAAGGCCCGCATCGGACGCGGCTGCTTTGTCGGGCACTTTTGTCACGTAGGCCCCGAGGCTGTCATTGGCGAGGGGACCATTGTTAATACGGCATCGGTCGTCGAGCATGAGGTTCAGATCGGTAGTTATTGCCACGTAGGTCCCAATGCGACGGTCTCCGGCAGATGCAAAATCGGCGACCTCGTCTTTGTCGGCGTCGGCGCTACCATCAAGGACTACATCTCCATCTGTTCCGGCGTGGTCGTCGGCGCAGGCGCCACGGTAGTCAGAGATATCACTGAGCCAGGCGTCTATGTCGGCTGTCCGGCTGTAAGGATCAAATGA
- a CDS encoding cupin domain-containing protein — protein MIFEQVNHAGTLLAIIITNSFAKPGVHFFTPDAFSQQLAYMKHPAGAIILPHVHNPVLREVFYTQEVLFLKRGRLRVDFYDEDRSYLESRILEAGDVILLASGGHGFEALEEIEMVEVKQGPYAGEADKTRFSGITAADAVVKPIE, from the coding sequence GTGATATTTGAGCAGGTGAACCACGCCGGCACTCTATTGGCCATAATCATCACGAACTCGTTCGCTAAACCGGGAGTCCACTTCTTCACGCCCGACGCGTTCTCTCAGCAGTTAGCCTACATGAAGCATCCCGCCGGGGCGATCATCCTGCCCCACGTGCACAACCCTGTCCTGCGCGAGGTTTTTTACACCCAGGAAGTCCTGTTTCTCAAGCGGGGGCGTCTGCGCGTCGACTTTTACGACGAGGACAGGAGCTATTTGGAAAGCAGGATACTGGAGGCCGGAGACGTCATTCTCCTTGCTTCCGGCGGACACGGCTTCGAGGCCCTGGAGGAGATCGAGATGGTCGAGGTGAAGCAGGGACCTTACGCCGGCGAGGCCGACAAGACCCGCTTTTCTGGCATAACCGCAGCAGATGCCGTGGTGAAACCCATTGAGTGA